TAGAAGCACATACTTTCCAATCATTTTTTTTCCTTTGAGAACAAAAACAATCTTTTCATCCTTCCTTGACTCAAGTTCAAATGTTCCAGAGTCCCAGATTTTAACTGTTCCAGCACCGTATGAGCCTTCAGGAATTACCCCCTCAAAGTTGATGTAGGAAACATCATGGTCTTCAACCTGAACAGCAAGGCGCTTGATTCCAGGCTCAAGCGGTGGCTCTTTTGGAACAGCCCAGCTCTTGAGAACAGAATCAAGCTCAAGCCTGAAATCCCAGTGGAGATGGGATGCATTATGCTCCTGGACTACAAACCTTTGCGTTATCATAGGATAAAAGAATATTATGAGATTAATAAATTTGACTCCTTATTTGAGAAAATCAAAGTTTCCGTGGATTGCATTCTTGTATATCCCAATTCCGTGCGTAAGCTCCTTAATTAAAAAAAATGCATTTCCCGTTGCGTGGTTTGATGGTGTTCCAAGGTCCATCATCAGCGAGAACTCTTCCCGTTCATTTGATGTGGGCATAAGATAAGAAAATTTCGTCCGGTTTTCGTTAAGCTCCCTGCACATCCAGAAATAAACTGATTTTAGTTCACCCAAAGTGCAGTCTGAATTCCGCCGCACATACTCCTTGTTTCCTGTCTTTTCAGAATACTGCTTTCCAATCTCCCTTTGAACGCCTAATGCGTGCCCTTCTTCAAAGAAATAAAGGCCTCCGCTGAATTTTCCCATTATTCCGCTTTTCTGCTGGAGGTAGTGAGTATATTCATGCGCAAAATAAAGGGCTGTGTCAACTTCATTCGCCCTGTGGAGAGTGATTTTTGAATTTCTTGCGTTAAATGTGTTATCAGAAGAAAGTTGATTGCGGTATCCTGATGCAAAACTTATCATCCCCGCAGATAAAAACAGCGCAGGTATTGAAATTGCACCTATGTTTCCTGAAAGGATTTCAAAAAGCGATGCTCCAGCTCCAAAAGAGCCGGCAGAGTAAAGTCCGAGAATTGATAGCTTATACCGGTCAACATCTCTGAAAATGCTGTAAAATGAAGTATCAGGCATTTTCTCATCGGTTTTAAGAAAAGAGTCAACTGCGCTCTTTGAATCAGAAAGTATTGATTCAAGCGCTTTTTTGCCATCAATCTTTTTTGAATCATGATTGATTTTTCCAATTTTCTCAATCTCATAGGAATATTGCACGAGCAGGTGCTCAAGAACAGGAATATTCTCCTTTCTCTTAATGAAATCCAAGATATTCTCTCCTGTTAATTTAAATTCATCAGACATTACAGCAAGAATGCATTTCCCATTTATAAATGTTACTCATAAGTAGTTACATAATTCAAGTAAACCTTTTAATACTGAGCAATTTTCCATTTGAGAATGGAAAGCGTAAAAAAGATTCTTGTGTCAGAAGAGGGAAGGACATTTTACATAAGGGACATAAGCCAGGACTTTCACACCCAGTTCGGTTTCATAAAATCAAAGGACTTAAAGAAGAAGGACGGCTCAGTTGTTGTCTCAAACACAAGCCAGAAATTCCACATATACTCACCAAGCTTCATAGATTCTTACAGAAGGATAAAGCGGGGCCCCCAGATAATACCTGCGAAGGATGTTGCAGCAATAATCGCTGAAACAGGGCTTGGAAATAAAAGCGTGATTGTGGATGCTGGAACAGGTTCAGGAGCCCTCGCCTGCTTTCTTGCAAACTACGCAAAGAAGGTAGTCAGTTATGAACTGCGCGAGGATTTCTTCAAGATTGCATCAGAAAATGTCAAGATGCTCGGGCTTAAGAATGTTGAGCTGAAAAACAAGGATGTGTATCTGGGAATTGACGAAAAGAATGCTGACATTATTGTCTTTGACCTACCTGAGCCGTGGCTTGGGATTAAAAACGCAGAAAAGGCGCTTAAGATAGGAGGATATCTTGTCTCATACAGTCCGACAGTCCCCCAGATAATGGACTTCGCATCTGAGATTTCAAAGCACAAATGCTTCAGCCACATTAAGACAATTGAAATAATGGAAAGAAGATGGGATGTGCTTGAAAGGAAGGTAAGGCCTAAGAGCCAGGAAATAGGGCACTCAGGATTCCTTAGTTTCTACAGAAAAATCTGCTGAAAAAAGCAGTTAAATATCTGATTCATACAATATCCTCTTTTACGATTTCTCCTGGGCGTGTTGATTTTCCAGCCCAGATTTTCCTTCCCGGATAAATTGAAGTATTAATTCCTGTATGGACATTGTCCCCGATAATTGCCCCAAGCTTTCTCCTTCCGGTGTCAACAAGAGTTCCATTTACCATTGACTTTATGCTTGAGTTGTCATGCCGAAGGTTTGCGACAATTGTTCCAGCCCCAAGGTTTGAATCATATCCAATCACTGAATCGCCGACATAAGAGAGATGCGCAACATTTGTCCTGTCGTAGATTATTGAGTTCTTGATTTCAACAGCGTTTCCCACATGGCAGTTGTTCCCAATTGTTGTTGAAGCGCGGATGAAGCAGTTTGGGCCTATCCTGCAGTTCTCACCTATGAAAACAGGGCCCTCAATGTATGCGCCGCTTTTCACAACGCTCCCTTTCCCCACATAAACCTCGCCATTAAGGGTTGCGCCCTTTTCAACAACCCCCTCAATTTTTCCCTTCATCTGCTTCAGGAAGAACTCATTTATGTCCAGAAGGGACCATGCATATGTTACAGGAAGCCAGTAATCCCGCACTTTCTCAACAAAAATCTCCTCGCGCCGGCAAAGGTTCCTAAGAAGGTCTGTCAGTTCATACTCTCCGCGCTCTGATTTCTCAATTTCAGAATTAAAAATCTTCTCATCAAGAACATAGCATGCTGTGTTTGCAAGATTGGAAAAAAACTTCTTCGGCTTCTCAACAACATCCTTTAAAATCCCGTTTTCCGCAATGAAGATTCCGAAATTCTCTGGATTCTCAACCTCTTTTGCAAGGACGCAGTATTTGTGAGCAAGGCATGATTCAATGTCTTTCCTGCTGAAAAGGTCGTCTCCCATAAGCACAATGAACCTGCCCTTCAAAAAATCTTTTGCCTGCATAAGGGCATGCCCTGTTCCCAGCTGCTCTTTCTGCTCAACATACCTTATTTTCATGCCATTGTAGCTCTCTCCAATGTATTCCTCAATCATCTCATGCCGAAATCCAGTGATTATGATTACATCTTCAACAAGCCCGGAAAGCTCTCCAAGATTGTGCTCAAGAAGGGTTTTTCCTGCAACTTTCAGGAGAGGCTTTGGCCTTTCAAGAGTCAGCGGGTAAGTTCTTGTGGATTTGCCTGCAGCAAGTATAACTGCAGTCCTCACTTTTTCAGTTTTTTCCGAAGAATAATTTTTTGGCATTTTACCCTCCTAAAGAAGCTCCTTTTTTGCTGTCTCTGCAAGAGATTTTGCAATTGAATCTGTCTTTCTCTTATCTTTTCCTTCCACAAGTATGCGCAGAAGGTTTTCAGTTCCTGAATACCTTACAAATATCCTTCCGCTTCCTTTTAATTCCTTCTCAAATTTTTTCATCTGCATTGAGAATTTCGGCATTTCAGAAAATTGCTTCTTCTGGCTTACGGGAATATTCAGGAGTGTTTGGGGAAATTTCTTCATGCACTTCTTAAGTTCAGAAAGGTGCTTCTCATTTTTCTTCATAATTTTAAGAATCTGAAGCGCAGCTATTGTTCCATCACCTGTTGTTGAGCTCTCAGTGTAGATTATGTGCCCTGACTGCTCTCCGCCAAGATTAAAGCCGCCTTTTTTCATCTCGTCAACAACATACCTGTCCCCAACATCAGCCCTTATCATTTTTATGGCATTCTTTTTCATGAGAATCTCCAAGCCCATATTGCTCATATGGGTTGCAACAAGGGTGTTTTTTTTAAGCATGCCTTCCTTTTTAAGATAAAGGGCAGATATTGCCATAATCTCATCGCCGTCAACAAGAACGCCGTTCTCATCGCACAGAATAACCCTGTCAGCATCCCCGTCAAGCGCAACTCCCAAATCAGCATGGTATTTCTTCACAGCTGAAACCATAACTTCAGGATGAAGGGCTCCGCAGTCCTTGTTTATGTTGACTCCGGAAGGATTGTTATTCAGGACAATGACATCGGCGCCAAGCTCTGAAAAGGTTTTTGGCGCTGTTTTGTATGCTGCGCCGTTTGCGCAGTCAAGCACAATCCTAAGCCCTGCAAAGGAAATGTTTTTAACAGAGG
The nucleotide sequence above comes from Candidatus Woesearchaeota archaeon. Encoded proteins:
- a CDS encoding methyltransferase domain-containing protein, encoding MESVKKILVSEEGRTFYIRDISQDFHTQFGFIKSKDLKKKDGSVVVSNTSQKFHIYSPSFIDSYRRIKRGPQIIPAKDVAAIIAETGLGNKSVIVDAGTGSGALACFLANYAKKVVSYELREDFFKIASENVKMLGLKNVELKNKDVYLGIDEKNADIIVFDLPEPWLGIKNAEKALKIGGYLVSYSPTVPQIMDFASEISKHKCFSHIKTIEIMERRWDVLERKVRPKSQEIGHSGFLSFYRKIC
- a CDS encoding sugar phosphate nucleotidyltransferase, with product MPKNYSSEKTEKVRTAVILAAGKSTRTYPLTLERPKPLLKVAGKTLLEHNLGELSGLVEDVIIITGFRHEMIEEYIGESYNGMKIRYVEQKEQLGTGHALMQAKDFLKGRFIVLMGDDLFSRKDIESCLAHKYCVLAKEVENPENFGIFIAENGILKDVVEKPKKFFSNLANTACYVLDEKIFNSEIEKSERGEYELTDLLRNLCRREEIFVEKVRDYWLPVTYAWSLLDINEFFLKQMKGKIEGVVEKGATLNGEVYVGKGSVVKSGAYIEGPVFIGENCRIGPNCFIRASTTIGNNCHVGNAVEIKNSIIYDRTNVAHLSYVGDSVIGYDSNLGAGTIVANLRHDNSSIKSMVNGTLVDTGRRKLGAIIGDNVHTGINTSIYPGRKIWAGKSTRPGEIVKEDIV
- the glmM gene encoding phosphoglucosamine mutase produces the protein MRKLFGTDGIRGIANEYPMNAELALRLGLAAGKYFEGKNRKSRIVVGKDTRLSCYIFENAIIAGLCSAGADVIAVGPMPTPAVSHLTKSFSADAGIVISASHNPSEYNGIKFFSGDGFKLPDSAEEEIENLVFSENINFKVPPSELGRVYRINDASDRYIEFAKSSVKNISFAGLRIVLDCANGAAYKTAPKTFSELGADVIVLNNNPSGVNINKDCGALHPEVMVSAVKKYHADLGVALDGDADRVILCDENGVLVDGDEIMAISALYLKKEGMLKKNTLVATHMSNMGLEILMKKNAIKMIRADVGDRYVVDEMKKGGFNLGGEQSGHIIYTESSTTGDGTIAALQILKIMKKNEKHLSELKKCMKKFPQTLLNIPVSQKKQFSEMPKFSMQMKKFEKELKGSGRIFVRYSGTENLLRILVEGKDKRKTDSIAKSLAETAKKELL